GCATCTCCGACATGACGCTTTCGTATGCCCGCACGGTGGCCTGGGCCGTGCGCTCCCACGTGAACTCGCCGGCGCGGCGCAGCCCCCTTTCGCGCAGGCGGGTTGCCAGCGCCGCATCGCTCAGAATCGCGCCCATGGCCTCCGCCAGGGCAGGCGCGTCGTCCGGCGGCACCGTCAGCCCGGCGTCCCCGACCACCTCGGGCAGCGACGCGCGATCCGACACCACGACGGGCGTCCCGCACGCCATGGCTTCCAGCGGCCCCAGGCCAAACCCCTCGTACAGCGACGGGTACACGAACACATCCGCCCCATTATACCACAAAGGCAATTCCTGTCGCGGCACGAAGCCGGGGAAGAGCACCTCCGCCCCCAACCCCAGGCGCTCCACCGCCTCAAAGATGGGTTCGTACATCCAGCCCTTGCCCCCCGCCACGACCAGTTTGTGCGGCAGACCCTGCCTTTTCAGGAGCGCATACGCTTCCAGGAGACGCACCACGTTCTTGCGCGGTTCCAGCGTGCCCACGAACAGAATGTAGCGCGCAGGCAGCCCCCTGGCTTCGCGAAAGGCCGCAACCTCGCTCGCGGGCATGGGTCGGAAGATGTCATCCACGCCGCAGTAGGCCA
The sequence above is drawn from the Chloroflexota bacterium genome and encodes:
- a CDS encoding glycosyltransferase family 4 protein: MRIGLNAQLLSLSDSYRGAGIAHYIHQTLVHLPRVGAHTYIAFVADKTFRADGMEVVPARLPTSRPPVRIFWEQAFLPLELARRRVDLLHAMAFVTPVLAPVPSVVTVYDLSFALFPESFRPFNRWYLTTMTRRSVRKARAVIAISQNTANDLHRLWDVPHDRIHLAYCGVDDIFRPMPASEVAAFREARGLPARYILFVGTLEPRKNVVRLLEAYALLKRQGLPHKLVVAGGKGWMYEPIFEAVERLGLGAEVLFPGFVPRQELPLWYNGADVFVYPSLYEGFGLGPLEAMACGTPVVVSDRASLPEVVGDAGLTVPPDDAPALAEAMGAILSDAALATRLRERGLRRAGEFTWERTAQATVRAYESVMSEMRHV